From Bosea sp. NBC_00550, the proteins below share one genomic window:
- the tssH gene encoding type VI secretion system ATPase TssH, whose translation MADISLESVTGKLNRVGYDSFLQALRQAKGAGNRNVELAHWLVQILQGSANDLTLTADHYKLDRARLLMDLGGVVEGFRKNETEMPGIANHIVDILDRGWHYATLFFGETQIRTGHLLVAALKSNDLRRALSGLSKEFAKIPVEELAAGYGKIWESSGEENLRPMDGSGLRAAGTPGAEAADGPKGTTALDRFSQDLTVKARSGTMDPILGRDDEIRQVIDVLMRRRQNNPILTGEAGVGKTAIAEGFAQRVASGDVPPPLRGVKVCALDIGLMQAGASMKGEFEQRLRSVIDEVQSSPTPVILFIDEAHTLIGAGGQAGTGDAANLLKPALARGTLRTIAATTWSEYRQYFEKDPALTRRFQPVQVDEPDVLRCCTMLRGLIGPMEKHHKVRISDAAIVAAVTLSSRYIPARQLPDKAVSLLDTACARVAISQTATPAAIEDARVAISALENERAALVADKDLGDATDERLGKIDDESAELKTKLEALEADWASELALVEEITLLRGKLGETSDKGDGRMTPPAGGEAAAANDDTQSGPAPVEAPVDPEATRASLKEKFSSLGAIDPANRMIYAHVDEQSVASVVSDWTGIRVGRMVKDEIETVLNLAETLNRRVVGQGHGIGMIAKRIETNRAKLDNPNKPIGVFMLCGPSGVGKTETALALAEALYGGEQNVITINMSEFQEAHTVSTLKGAPPGYVGYGEGGRLTEAVRRKPYSVVLLDEVEKAHPDVHELFFQVFDKGQMEDGTGRRIDFKNTLIILTSNVGTDEIMSQAGNGAAKPDPEELAVSLRPALLKVFPPALIGRLVTIPYYPLSPEMLGGIVRLQLGRIGKRLAENHKASFGYDDAVVEHIVAQCNDPDSGGRMIDNIITNSMLPALSRAILNLQLEKKPLTEAKVSVENGSFAYQVA comes from the coding sequence GACCACTACAAGCTCGATCGCGCCCGGCTGCTGATGGATCTGGGCGGTGTCGTCGAGGGCTTCCGCAAGAATGAGACGGAGATGCCGGGCATCGCCAACCACATCGTCGATATCCTCGACCGTGGCTGGCACTATGCGACCCTGTTCTTCGGCGAGACGCAGATCAGGACAGGCCATCTTCTGGTGGCGGCGTTGAAGTCGAACGATCTGCGCCGGGCGCTCTCCGGCCTCTCCAAGGAGTTCGCCAAGATCCCGGTCGAGGAGCTTGCGGCGGGCTACGGCAAGATCTGGGAAAGCTCGGGCGAGGAGAATCTCCGGCCGATGGACGGCTCCGGCCTGCGCGCCGCCGGGACGCCCGGTGCCGAGGCTGCCGACGGACCGAAGGGCACCACGGCGCTCGACCGCTTCTCGCAGGACCTCACCGTCAAGGCTCGCTCCGGCACGATGGACCCGATCCTCGGCCGCGACGACGAGATCCGGCAGGTCATCGACGTGCTGATGCGCCGGCGCCAGAACAACCCGATCCTCACCGGCGAGGCCGGCGTCGGCAAGACGGCGATCGCCGAGGGCTTCGCCCAGCGCGTCGCCTCGGGCGACGTGCCGCCGCCACTGAGGGGCGTGAAGGTCTGTGCGCTCGATATCGGGCTGATGCAGGCCGGCGCCTCGATGAAGGGCGAGTTCGAGCAGCGTCTACGCTCGGTGATCGACGAGGTGCAGTCCTCGCCGACCCCCGTGATCCTGTTCATCGACGAGGCACATACGCTGATCGGCGCCGGCGGGCAGGCCGGCACGGGCGATGCCGCGAACCTGCTGAAGCCCGCTTTGGCGCGCGGCACGCTCAGGACGATCGCCGCGACGACATGGTCGGAATACCGGCAGTATTTCGAGAAAGACCCGGCGCTGACCCGGCGCTTCCAGCCGGTGCAGGTCGACGAGCCGGACGTGCTGCGCTGCTGCACCATGCTGCGCGGGCTGATCGGGCCGATGGAGAAGCACCACAAGGTGCGCATCTCCGACGCTGCGATCGTCGCGGCGGTGACGCTTTCCTCGCGCTACATCCCGGCACGCCAGCTTCCCGACAAGGCCGTGAGCCTGCTCGACACCGCCTGCGCCCGCGTCGCCATCAGCCAGACTGCGACGCCGGCTGCGATCGAGGATGCGCGCGTTGCGATCTCGGCGCTTGAGAACGAGAGGGCGGCGCTGGTCGCCGACAAGGATCTCGGCGACGCCACCGACGAGCGGCTCGGCAAGATCGACGACGAAAGCGCCGAGCTGAAGACCAAGCTCGAAGCCCTGGAGGCCGACTGGGCCTCGGAGCTGGCGCTGGTCGAGGAGATCACCCTGCTGCGCGGCAAGCTCGGGGAGACCAGCGACAAGGGGGATGGTCGCATGACCCCGCCGGCCGGCGGCGAGGCCGCTGCCGCCAATGACGACACGCAGTCCGGGCCGGCGCCGGTTGAAGCGCCAGTCGATCCCGAGGCGACGCGCGCCAGCCTGAAGGAGAAGTTCAGCTCGCTCGGCGCGATCGATCCGGCCAACCGGATGATCTATGCCCATGTCGACGAGCAGTCGGTCGCCTCCGTCGTGTCGGACTGGACCGGCATCCGGGTCGGGCGGATGGTCAAGGACGAGATCGAGACGGTGCTCAACCTCGCCGAGACGCTGAACCGGCGCGTCGTCGGCCAGGGCCATGGCATCGGCATGATCGCCAAGCGGATCGAGACGAACCGCGCCAAGCTCGACAACCCCAACAAGCCGATCGGCGTCTTCATGCTCTGCGGCCCTTCGGGCGTCGGCAAGACCGAGACGGCGCTGGCCCTGGCCGAAGCGCTCTATGGCGGCGAGCAGAACGTCATCACCATCAATATGAGCGAGTTCCAGGAGGCGCATACCGTCTCGACGCTGAAAGGCGCGCCTCCTGGCTATGTCGGCTATGGCGAGGGCGGGCGGCTGACCGAGGCGGTGCGGCGCAAGCCCTATTCGGTGGTGCTGCTCGACGAGGTCGAGAAGGCGCATCCCGACGTGCACGAGCTGTTCTTCCAGGTCTTCGACAAGGGCCAGATGGAGGACGGCACCGGCCGGCGCATCGACTTCAAGAATACGCTGATCATCCTGACCTCGAATGTCGGCACCGACGAGATCATGAGCCAGGCCGGGAATGGCGCGGCCAAGCCCGACCCCGAGGAACTGGCGGTCTCGCTCAGGCCGGCGCTGCTCAAGGTCTTTCCGCCGGCGCTGATCGGGCGCCTCGTCACCATCCCCTATTATCCGCTCTCGCCGGAGATGCTGGGCGGCATCGTCCGGCTCCAGCTCGGGCGCATCGGCAAGCGGCTGGCGGAGAACCACAAGGCGAGCTTCGGCTATGACGACGCGGTGGTCGAGCACATCGTCGCGCAGTGCAACGACCCGGATTCGGGCGGGCGCATGATCGACAACATCATCACCAACTCGATGCTGCCGGCGCTCTCGCGGGCGATCCTCAATCTGCAGCTCGAGAAGAAGCCGCTGACCGAAGCTAAGGTCTCCGTCGAGAACGGCAGCTTCGCCTATCAGGTGGCGTGA
- a CDS encoding TRAP transporter large permease, producing MIETERDRDGNRLAARVEAALRSVLEHAGAAVLAVLFLVVMAAVLRRYAFGGGFVWSDELAIWLHLVLIAIGAPLAVTGTLAMRLDALARLLPAPLRRLADIFADAIAFHGALVLAMGGASVAMLVGGQSTVLGLPEALRFAVFACGGGLTILALFLRAGLIRGWAGAAASLALGLGFYGLAQLSFDLFPTPSLVAALVAGAGLLLGAPLPFALLAGVSLTGPFGGLLPEPAIVQTTVGGVGKFLLLAIPFFLLAGELLTEGGLAERLIRFAATLVGHWRAGLAQTALVASVLFSGASGSSVANAAFGAKVMAPTLVARGYPPANAAAIVAGVSMLDNIIPPSIAFLILASATNLSVGSLLVGGFVAGGVLALALAIGIHLSVRGVVEAAPKASAAERGRALIGAIPAIGLGIVVVVGIRFGVVTVTEASALAVAYAAIACLILRSLNGRGVLAALRKSAAEAAAIGLLIGASAPFAFLLAVDRISEQMAGFVTAFGAGPYAVMLLANVVLLIAGLFLDIGAAILLLAPLLLPVAVAAGLDPIQFGVVLVVNLMIHGLTPPLGILVYVVSGIMRVPAGAVFRAVLPLLGVLLAALMVLSLGMAAWPTLAPALKALF from the coding sequence ATGATCGAGACAGAGCGAGATCGCGACGGGAACAGGCTGGCGGCGCGGGTCGAGGCGGCTCTCCGCTCGGTGCTGGAGCACGCCGGTGCCGCTGTGCTGGCTGTGCTGTTCCTCGTCGTGATGGCGGCGGTGCTGCGGCGCTATGCGTTCGGCGGCGGCTTCGTCTGGTCCGACGAACTCGCGATCTGGCTGCATCTGGTGCTGATCGCCATCGGCGCACCGCTTGCGGTGACCGGTACGCTGGCGATGCGGCTCGATGCGCTCGCTCGGTTGCTGCCTGCGCCGCTTCGCCGGCTCGCTGACATCTTCGCCGATGCGATCGCGTTTCACGGTGCTTTGGTGCTTGCCATGGGAGGGGCGAGCGTCGCGATGCTCGTCGGCGGGCAGTCCACCGTGCTCGGCCTGCCGGAAGCGCTGCGCTTCGCCGTCTTCGCCTGTGGCGGCGGGCTGACGATACTGGCGCTGTTTCTGCGCGCCGGACTCATCCGGGGCTGGGCGGGGGCTGCTGCGTCGCTGGCGCTCGGCCTCGGCTTCTACGGCCTTGCGCAGCTTTCCTTCGATCTCTTCCCGACCCCGAGCCTCGTCGCGGCGCTGGTTGCGGGAGCCGGGCTGCTGCTCGGCGCGCCCTTGCCCTTCGCCTTGCTGGCCGGCGTCTCCCTGACGGGTCCCTTCGGCGGATTGCTGCCGGAGCCGGCGATCGTGCAGACCACCGTGGGTGGCGTGGGCAAGTTCCTGCTGCTGGCCATCCCCTTCTTCCTGCTGGCTGGCGAACTCCTGACCGAGGGCGGACTGGCCGAGCGGCTGATCCGCTTTGCCGCGACGCTGGTCGGCCATTGGCGCGCGGGGTTGGCGCAGACGGCGCTGGTCGCCAGCGTGTTGTTCTCCGGTGCGTCCGGCTCCTCCGTGGCAAATGCTGCCTTCGGCGCCAAGGTGATGGCGCCGACGCTGGTGGCACGGGGGTATCCGCCCGCCAATGCGGCGGCGATCGTCGCCGGCGTCTCGATGCTCGACAACATCATCCCGCCTTCGATCGCCTTCCTGATCCTGGCCAGCGCGACCAATCTCTCGGTCGGCTCGCTGCTGGTCGGCGGCTTCGTCGCGGGCGGCGTGCTGGCACTGGCGCTCGCCATCGGCATCCATCTCAGCGTCCGCGGCGTCGTCGAAGCGGCGCCGAAGGCCAGCGCGGCCGAGCGGGGCAGGGCGCTGATCGGCGCCATTCCCGCGATCGGGCTCGGCATCGTCGTCGTGGTCGGCATCCGCTTCGGCGTGGTGACCGTGACGGAAGCCTCAGCGCTGGCCGTCGCCTATGCCGCCATCGCCTGCCTTATACTGCGCAGCCTGAACGGGCGCGGCGTGCTGGCGGCGCTGCGCAAATCCGCGGCCGAGGCCGCCGCGATCGGGCTGTTGATCGGCGCCTCGGCGCCTTTCGCCTTCCTGCTGGCGGTCGATCGCATCTCCGAGCAGATGGCGGGGTTCGTCACCGCCTTCGGTGCCGGACCCTATGCAGTGATGCTGCTCGCCAATGTCGTGCTGCTGATCGCCGGCCTCTTTCTCGACATCGGCGCCGCGATCCTGCTGCTGGCGCCGCTGCTGCTGCCCGTGGCCGTGGCGGCGGGGCTCGACCCCATCCAGTTCGGCGTCGTGCTCGTGGTCAACCTGATGATCCATGGGCTGACGCCGCCGCTCGGCATCCTCGTCTATGTCGTCAGCGGCATCATGCGGGTGCCGGCGGGCGCCGTCTTCCGGGCCGTGCTGCCGCTGCTGGGCGTCCTGCTGGCGGCGCTCATGGTCCTCTCGCTGGGCATGGCTGCGTGGCCGACGCTTGCGCCGGCGCTCAAGGCGCTGTTCTGA
- the glpD gene encoding glycerol-3-phosphate dehydrogenase: protein MASETTSPTAGFGTNPATAYDLAVIGGGINGCGIARDAAGRGASVVLFEKDDLASATSSRSTKLIHGGLRYLEHYEFRLVREALMERERLWAIAPHIIRPLRFVLPHHKGLRPAWLLRLGLFLYDHIGGRKLLPATRTLDLAHDPAGQPLKDDKAKAFEYSDCWVEDARLVVLNAMDAAVRGTAVHTHTRVASARREDGLWQIETEGADGRQTIWAKALVNAAGPWVGDVLNGVVHSNARAGVRMVQGSHIVVPRLYEHDRCYIFQNADGRIIFAIPYEQDFTLIGTTDRDYKGDPAEVAATPEEIAYLCAAASEYFRQPVKPESVVWTYSGVRPLYDDGASKAQEATRDYVLTLDARQGEAPLLSVFGGKITTYRRLAEAAIAKLAPHAPWAARAEWTMTGALPGGDFAVGTFEELAGEIAAAHPWLERRTASRLARAYGTRARDILDGAKSLADLGRHFGADLYEREVRYLMKAEWARRAQDVLWRRSKLGLRLSADEAGALDEFMQEAAPRTA, encoded by the coding sequence ATGGCTTCCGAAACGACTTCGCCCACCGCCGGCTTCGGCACGAACCCCGCCACGGCATACGACCTCGCCGTCATCGGCGGCGGCATCAATGGCTGCGGCATCGCCCGCGATGCGGCCGGGCGCGGCGCGTCGGTGGTGCTGTTCGAGAAGGACGATCTCGCCAGCGCCACCTCGTCGCGCTCGACCAAGCTGATCCATGGCGGCCTGCGCTATCTCGAACATTACGAGTTCCGTCTGGTGCGCGAGGCGCTGATGGAGCGCGAGCGGCTCTGGGCCATCGCGCCGCACATCATCCGCCCGCTGCGCTTCGTGCTGCCGCATCACAAGGGCCTGCGCCCGGCCTGGCTGCTGCGGCTCGGCCTGTTCCTCTACGACCATATCGGCGGCCGCAAGCTCCTGCCGGCGACGCGCACGCTCGACCTCGCGCACGACCCCGCAGGCCAGCCGCTGAAGGACGACAAGGCCAAGGCCTTCGAATATTCCGATTGCTGGGTCGAGGATGCCCGCCTCGTCGTGCTCAACGCGATGGACGCCGCCGTGCGCGGCACGGCGGTTCACACGCACACGAGGGTGGCCTCGGCAAGGCGCGAGGATGGCCTCTGGCAGATCGAGACGGAAGGCGCGGACGGCAGGCAGACGATCTGGGCGAAGGCGCTCGTCAATGCCGCCGGCCCCTGGGTCGGCGACGTGCTGAACGGCGTCGTCCACAGCAACGCCAGGGCCGGCGTCCGCATGGTCCAGGGCAGCCATATCGTCGTGCCCCGGCTCTACGAGCACGACCGCTGCTATATCTTCCAGAACGCGGACGGGCGCATCATCTTCGCGATCCCCTACGAGCAGGATTTCACCCTGATCGGTACCACCGACCGCGACTACAAGGGCGACCCGGCCGAAGTCGCCGCGACGCCCGAGGAGATCGCCTATCTCTGCGCCGCCGCGAGCGAGTATTTCCGCCAGCCGGTGAAGCCCGAATCCGTGGTCTGGACCTATTCCGGCGTGCGCCCGCTCTATGACGACGGTGCCTCGAAGGCACAGGAGGCGACCCGCGACTACGTGCTGACGCTAGACGCTCGGCAGGGTGAGGCGCCTCTGCTCTCCGTCTTCGGTGGCAAGATCACGACCTATCGTCGGCTTGCGGAGGCCGCCATCGCCAAGCTGGCGCCGCATGCGCCCTGGGCGGCCCGCGCCGAATGGACGATGACGGGCGCCCTGCCCGGCGGCGATTTCGCGGTCGGCACCTTCGAGGAGCTAGCCGGCGAGATCGCGGCCGCGCATCCCTGGCTGGAGCGGAGGACGGCGTCGCGCCTCGCCCGCGCCTATGGCACCCGCGCGCGCGACATCCTCGACGGCGCCAAAAGCCTCGCCGATCTCGGCCGCCATTTCGGCGCCGATCTCTACGAGCGCGAGGTCCGCTACCTGATGAAGGCGGAATGGGCGCGCCGCGCCCAGGATGTGCTCTGGCGGCGCAGCAAGCTCGGCCTGCGGCTCTCCGCCGACGAAGCCGGGGCACTTGACGAATTCATGCAGGAAGCCGCACCAAGGACGGCCTAA